A window of Aeromicrobium sp. A1-2 contains these coding sequences:
- a CDS encoding pyridoxamine 5'-phosphate oxidase family protein, translating into MWSTFAEAWLPEGPEDPNAILIHVAAETAQYWDSPGGGVTSLFNLAKSKITGQPYDGGDSAVVTDL; encoded by the coding sequence CTGTGGAGCACGTTCGCCGAGGCCTGGCTGCCTGAAGGCCCCGAGGATCCCAACGCGATCCTGATTCATGTCGCCGCCGAGACCGCGCAGTACTGGGACAGTCCGGGCGGGGGCGTTACCAGCCTGTTCAACCTGGCCAAGTCCAAAATCACGGGTCAGCCGTACGACGGCGGAGACTCGGCAGTCGTCACTGACCTCTGA
- a CDS encoding exonuclease domain-containing protein: MRANKYAGMCSECDTAVGIAAGQLIGIPGNWRTICLTCSPTPPPRGDHPGWHHTALASLDFETTGVDPLSDRVLSYALLDDRGHEFSGLINPGVPIPAESAKVHGLTDEALVGAPVPADALAEVIAWVQDLIERGVGLVVFNAAYDLTMLRAEASRWGLPQPDWDRLLVVDPYVIDWGIERGGLGPRRLTDVAAYYDVLLDNAHDATADARAARNIAYEIGFRHPSVAAGELENLMIRQVVWYAGRAEDWNHYARRVGRSLDDPAGWPLVQVDGAAERIA; the protein is encoded by the coding sequence GTGAGAGCCAACAAGTACGCCGGCATGTGCTCAGAGTGCGACACCGCGGTGGGGATCGCGGCCGGGCAGCTGATCGGCATCCCCGGCAACTGGCGCACGATCTGCCTGACCTGCTCGCCGACCCCGCCGCCGCGGGGCGACCATCCCGGCTGGCACCACACCGCACTCGCGTCGCTCGACTTCGAGACGACCGGGGTCGATCCGCTGAGCGATCGGGTCCTGAGCTACGCCTTGCTGGACGACCGCGGGCACGAGTTCTCCGGCCTGATCAACCCCGGCGTCCCGATTCCGGCCGAGTCCGCCAAGGTCCACGGGCTCACTGATGAGGCGCTCGTCGGCGCGCCGGTTCCCGCCGACGCGCTCGCCGAGGTCATCGCCTGGGTCCAGGACCTGATCGAGCGTGGCGTCGGCCTGGTCGTGTTCAACGCGGCCTACGACCTCACGATGCTGCGCGCGGAGGCGAGCCGCTGGGGACTGCCGCAGCCCGACTGGGACCGCCTGCTGGTGGTCGATCCGTACGTCATTGACTGGGGCATCGAGCGCGGTGGCCTCGGCCCCCGCCGACTCACCGACGTCGCGGCCTACTACGACGTGCTGCTCGACAATGCGCACGACGCGACCGCCGATGCCAGGGCGGCCCGCAACATCGCCTACGAGATCGGCTTCCGCCACCCGAGCGTCGCCGCCGGCGAGCTCGAGAACCTCATGATCCGTCAGGTCGTCTGGTACGCCGGACGCGCCGAGGACTGGAACCATTACGCCCGCCGGGTCGGTCGCTCGCTCGACGATCCGGCCGGCTGGCCGTTGGTCCAGGTCGACGGCGCCGCCGAGCGCATCGCCTGA
- the wecB gene encoding non-hydrolyzing UDP-N-acetylglucosamine 2-epimerase: MSQSPAPHVLHVTGARPNFPKAAPVIRALDGLGVRQVLVHTGQHYDPVMSEVFFQQLGLPEPDVNLGVGSGSHAHQTAKVMTELEDMFVAERPDLVVVYGDVNSTVAASLVAAKLQIPVAHVEAGLRSFDRTMPEEVNRIVTDSLADLLFTTSPDANVHLGSEGVAADKIHFVGNPMIDTLLANLDAFDADAARAQLGLEGPYVVATLHRPANVDDPAQAGSIVKALHGVADRTPVVIPLHPRGRKSFQSAGLMDHPAIQVIDPLGYVEFIGLVRGSLAVITDSGGVQEETTMLAVPCLTLRPNTERPVTITHGTNQLVTQHDLADRLESIIDGTRTSDGVTPPLWDGHAGERIAAVIVRFLAR, from the coding sequence ATGAGCCAGTCGCCTGCGCCCCATGTCCTCCATGTGACGGGTGCTCGACCCAACTTCCCGAAGGCAGCCCCGGTCATCCGGGCGCTCGATGGGCTCGGCGTCCGGCAGGTGCTCGTGCACACCGGGCAGCACTACGACCCGGTGATGTCCGAGGTGTTCTTCCAACAGCTGGGCCTGCCCGAGCCCGACGTCAATCTCGGTGTGGGCTCCGGCTCCCACGCGCACCAGACGGCCAAAGTCATGACCGAGCTCGAGGACATGTTCGTCGCCGAACGTCCCGACCTCGTCGTGGTCTATGGCGACGTCAACTCGACCGTCGCGGCATCGCTGGTCGCCGCGAAGCTGCAGATCCCGGTCGCCCACGTCGAGGCAGGTTTGCGCAGTTTTGACCGAACCATGCCCGAGGAGGTCAATCGGATCGTGACCGACAGCCTCGCGGATCTGCTGTTCACGACGAGCCCCGACGCCAACGTGCACCTGGGTTCCGAGGGCGTCGCGGCGGACAAGATCCACTTCGTCGGCAACCCGATGATCGACACGCTGCTGGCCAATCTCGACGCGTTCGACGCCGACGCGGCCCGGGCCCAGCTCGGGCTCGAGGGGCCGTACGTCGTGGCGACGCTGCACCGGCCGGCCAACGTCGACGATCCGGCCCAGGCCGGGTCCATCGTCAAGGCGCTGCACGGAGTCGCCGACCGGACGCCCGTCGTCATTCCGCTGCACCCGCGAGGCAGGAAGAGCTTCCAGTCCGCGGGCCTCATGGATCACCCGGCGATCCAGGTCATCGATCCACTCGGCTACGTCGAGTTCATCGGCCTGGTCCGTGGCAGCCTCGCGGTCATCACGGACTCCGGTGGCGTGCAGGAGGAGACCACGATGCTGGCGGTGCCGTGCCTGACCCTGCGCCCCAACACCGAGCGACCCGTGACGATCACCCACGGCACCAACCAGCTGGTGACCCAGCACGACCTGGCGGACCGGCTCGAGTCGATCATCGACGGGACGCGCACCTCCGATGGCGTGACGCCGCCGCTGTGGGACGGTCACGCCGGGGAACGTATCGCCGCCGTGATCGTCAGATTCCTGGCGCGGTAG
- a CDS encoding exodeoxyribonuclease III, translating into MRIATWNVNSIRSRIDRVTGWLERNDVDVLAIQETKCREDQFPGLELSAMGYEYAHFGLSQWNGVALISRVGLEDVATRFAEDQPMFGDPEVVEARSIGATCGGVRVWSLYVPNGRELDNPHYTYKLAWLERLRQSAAEWLAENPTGQIALTGDWNVAPQDEDVWDTSVFEGKTHVSAPERAAFQGMLDAGFTDVVRPFTPGEFTYWDYQQLAFPKKRGLRIDFVLASEALAARVDNAWIDREERKGKGASDHAPVVIDIT; encoded by the coding sequence GTGCGTATAGCGACCTGGAACGTCAACTCCATCCGTAGCCGCATCGACCGCGTGACGGGGTGGCTCGAGCGCAATGACGTCGACGTGCTGGCCATCCAGGAGACCAAGTGCCGCGAGGACCAGTTCCCCGGCCTCGAGCTCTCCGCGATGGGCTACGAGTACGCCCACTTCGGGCTGAGCCAGTGGAATGGTGTCGCCCTGATCTCGCGGGTCGGCCTCGAGGACGTCGCCACGAGGTTCGCCGAGGACCAGCCGATGTTCGGCGATCCCGAGGTCGTCGAGGCCCGCTCGATCGGCGCGACGTGCGGCGGTGTCCGGGTCTGGAGCCTGTACGTGCCGAACGGGCGCGAGCTCGACAACCCTCACTACACCTACAAGCTGGCATGGCTCGAGCGGCTGCGTCAGTCGGCGGCTGAGTGGCTCGCCGAGAACCCGACCGGACAGATCGCGCTGACCGGCGACTGGAACGTCGCGCCTCAGGACGAGGACGTGTGGGACACGTCCGTCTTCGAGGGCAAGACCCACGTGTCAGCACCCGAGCGGGCTGCGTTCCAGGGCATGCTCGACGCGGGATTCACCGACGTCGTCCGTCCGTTCACCCCCGGCGAGTTCACGTACTGGGACTACCAGCAGCTCGCATTCCCGAAGAAGCGTGGGCTGCGGATCGACTTCGTCCTCGCCTCCGAGGCGCTCGCGGCGAGAGTCGACAACGCCTGGATCGACCGCGAGGAGCGCAAGGGCAAGGGCGCCAGCGACCACGCACCGGTCGTCATCGACATCACCTGA
- a CDS encoding aldehyde dehydrogenase family protein, with protein sequence MNLKPAALTPLTAIRLGELGLEAGLPEGVFTVIPGRGSVVSGSPGDVDGARQRTATFPRVATCLVGGGPYGDDHDVGNEGAPQ encoded by the coding sequence GTGAATCTGAAGCCCGCCGCGCTGACGCCCCTGACCGCGATCCGGCTTGGCGAGCTGGGTCTGGAGGCCGGATTGCCCGAGGGCGTGTTCACTGTGATCCCGGGCAGGGGCTCGGTTGTCAGCGGGTCCCCCGGTGATGTGGACGGAGCGCGGCAGCGGACGGCGACCTTCCCTCGTGTCGCGACCTGTCTTGTCGGTGGCGGACCGTACGGTGATGACCACGACGTCGGGAACGAAGGTGCACCACAGTGA
- a CDS encoding lysoplasmalogenase, which produces MSAVKSPWLLAFAAVSVIHLVLNAADLTPWDSITKCFIAPLLVAWVVEQHGPRLLVVALVFCFLGDLFLELGDDLFVVGMAAFAVAHICFIRFFVQRGAIDRLRRKPLIVVVYVVAAIGLVAWCWTGLEVGLRPIVPVYAALLLGTAATSLATDLRAGIGGACFLVSDGIIALNEANRLDSIPTALVGLAIMSLYISAIYFLASGILGRERTTLAAGPGFDPTVRTDCWPRLPAQSS; this is translated from the coding sequence ATGTCAGCAGTCAAGAGCCCGTGGCTCCTCGCCTTCGCCGCCGTCTCCGTGATCCATCTCGTCCTGAACGCCGCGGACCTGACACCGTGGGACAGCATCACGAAATGCTTCATCGCGCCCTTGCTGGTGGCCTGGGTCGTCGAGCAGCACGGGCCACGCCTGCTGGTCGTCGCCCTGGTCTTCTGCTTCCTGGGTGACCTGTTCCTCGAGCTCGGCGATGACCTGTTCGTCGTCGGCATGGCGGCTTTCGCCGTGGCGCACATCTGCTTCATCCGCTTCTTCGTGCAGCGTGGTGCGATTGACCGGCTGCGGCGCAAGCCTCTGATCGTCGTGGTCTACGTCGTCGCGGCGATCGGCCTGGTGGCCTGGTGCTGGACCGGCCTCGAGGTCGGACTGCGCCCCATCGTGCCGGTGTACGCCGCGCTGCTCCTCGGCACGGCGGCAACGTCGCTCGCAACCGACCTGCGGGCCGGAATCGGCGGCGCCTGCTTCCTGGTGTCGGATGGGATCATCGCGCTCAACGAGGCGAACCGGCTCGACTCGATCCCCACGGCCCTCGTCGGTCTGGCAATCATGTCGCTGTACATCTCGGCGATCTACTTCCTCGCGTCCGGGATCCTCGGCCGGGAGCGGACGACGCTCGCCGCAGGACCAGGATTCGATCCCACGGTGCGTACCGACTGCTGGCCCCGCCTGCCGGCACAGTCGAGCTGA
- a CDS encoding 1-acyl-sn-glycerol-3-phosphate acyltransferase, whose protein sequence is MPADRTYRLVVRIFGIVFRLMGYRFDVRGAEHLPTTGPGVVAGNHIGFLDFTFVGYAARARRRRIRFMAKRSVFEIPVVGRLMRAMRHIPVDRRSGARAYRQALQRLDADELVGVFPEATISRSWLLKPFKRGAAGLAVNRRVPLIPTIVWGGHRIYTVDGHRSLRRRMPITIMVGEQLLPGPDETVDELSTRLMVAMDALLAEAIDTYPAVPRDDTDRWWLPYDRGGSAPDPETAAVLDREAVARIGDSFD, encoded by the coding sequence ATGCCTGCCGACCGTACGTACCGGCTGGTCGTCCGGATCTTCGGCATCGTGTTCCGGCTCATGGGGTACCGCTTCGACGTCCGCGGCGCCGAGCATCTGCCGACCACGGGGCCCGGCGTCGTCGCCGGCAACCACATCGGCTTCCTCGACTTCACCTTCGTCGGGTACGCCGCTCGCGCCCGCAGACGCCGGATCCGGTTCATGGCGAAGCGATCTGTCTTCGAGATCCCGGTCGTCGGTCGGCTGATGCGGGCGATGCGACACATTCCGGTCGACCGCCGCTCCGGCGCTCGGGCCTACCGGCAGGCGCTCCAGCGGCTCGACGCGGATGAGCTCGTCGGCGTGTTCCCCGAGGCCACGATCAGCCGCTCCTGGCTGCTCAAGCCGTTCAAGCGCGGCGCGGCCGGACTCGCGGTCAACCGCCGGGTGCCGCTGATCCCGACCATCGTCTGGGGCGGGCACCGCATCTACACCGTCGACGGGCACCGCAGCCTGCGACGTCGCATGCCGATCACGATCATGGTCGGCGAGCAGCTGCTGCCCGGCCCGGACGAGACCGTCGACGAGCTGTCGACGCGGCTCATGGTCGCGATGGACGCGCTGCTCGCCGAGGCGATCGACACATATCCGGCGGTCCCGCGCGACGACACCGACCGCTGGTGGCTCCCCTACGATCGCGGTGGGAGCGCACCCGATCCCGAGACCGCGGCCGTGCTCGATCGTGAAGCGGTCGCCCGCATCGGCGACTCGTTCGACTGA
- a CDS encoding calcium:proton antiporter, protein MILARTLTTRWEATAPVAALIVFALAWHRDLPGIAVAVVAMFLGAAILAAVHHAEVIAHRVGEPYGSLVLAVAVTVIEVALIVTLVTAGTKGSETLARDTVFAAVMITCNGVVGISLLAATRKGQVAHFNAEGTGAALATVGTVVTLCLVLPTFTTGRSGPEFTPAQLGFAAVAALGLYALFVAMQTVRHRDYFLPTRSDGSLVPEDEHAVPPSDRAAWASVGFLLVALVAVVGNAKNVSPAIERGVDAAGMPQAVVGVVIALLILLPETLAAARAASRKRVQISLNLAYGSAMASIGLTIPVIAIAQIWLDGPLVLGLGPTEMVLLALTLITSVLTVVPGRATLLQGAIHLSILGSFLFLAASP, encoded by the coding sequence GTGATCCTCGCACGCACGCTGACCACCCGTTGGGAGGCCACGGCACCGGTCGCTGCGCTCATCGTCTTCGCGCTGGCGTGGCACCGCGATCTCCCCGGGATCGCCGTGGCGGTGGTCGCGATGTTCCTCGGTGCCGCGATCCTCGCGGCGGTGCACCATGCCGAGGTCATCGCGCACCGGGTCGGAGAGCCCTATGGCTCGCTGGTCCTGGCGGTGGCAGTGACGGTGATCGAGGTCGCCCTGATCGTGACGCTGGTGACGGCAGGCACCAAGGGCAGCGAGACGTTGGCCCGGGACACCGTGTTCGCGGCGGTCATGATCACCTGCAACGGCGTCGTCGGCATCTCGTTGCTTGCCGCGACCCGAAAAGGACAGGTCGCGCACTTCAACGCAGAGGGCACGGGCGCGGCCCTGGCGACCGTCGGAACGGTCGTCACGTTGTGCCTCGTGCTCCCGACCTTCACGACGGGCCGCTCCGGCCCGGAGTTCACCCCCGCGCAGCTCGGCTTCGCCGCTGTCGCAGCACTGGGCCTGTACGCGCTGTTCGTCGCGATGCAGACCGTGCGGCACCGTGACTACTTCCTGCCGACCCGCAGCGACGGCTCGCTCGTGCCCGAGGACGAGCACGCCGTGCCGCCGTCGGACCGGGCGGCCTGGGCGAGTGTGGGCTTCCTGCTCGTCGCGCTCGTCGCGGTGGTCGGCAATGCCAAGAACGTGTCGCCTGCGATCGAGCGGGGGGTCGATGCGGCCGGCATGCCGCAGGCCGTGGTCGGTGTCGTCATCGCTTTGCTGATCCTTCTCCCCGAGACGCTCGCGGCGGCCCGCGCGGCGAGTCGCAAACGGGTGCAGATCAGCCTCAACCTGGCGTACGGGTCGGCCATGGCAAGCATCGGGCTCACGATCCCCGTCATTGCGATCGCGCAGATCTGGCTCGACGGACCGCTGGTCCTCGGCCTGGGTCCGACCGAGATGGTCCTGCTGGCGCTGACGCTGATCACGAGTGTCCTGACCGTCGTCCCGGGGCGGGCGACCCTGCTCCAGGGCGCGATCCATCTGTCGATCCTGGGCTCGTTCCTGTTCCTCGCGGCCAGCCCCTAG
- a CDS encoding alpha/beta fold hydrolase, with the protein MTYQETTPVTVGDLSFDVRMLGPQGGDPVVLLHGFPENSLSWTAVAARLVDAGLRVIAPDQRGYSPGARPTEVGAYATSTLAGDVIGLADALGLGTFHLVGHDWGAAVAWVVAAEHPERLRSLTAVSVPHLAAYGAALVDDPDQQQRAAYIGLLRQAGKAEDLLLEDGARRLRAMYGSTVSPAQVDSYVGPLSEPGALTAALSWYRAMQSDLGDLPSVIVPTTFVWSDQDLAIARIGAEQCGQYVDADYRFVELAGISHWIPEEAPDSLAEAILVRVSS; encoded by the coding sequence ATGACGTACCAAGAGACCACGCCCGTGACCGTCGGGGACCTGAGCTTCGACGTGCGAATGCTCGGACCACAAGGCGGCGATCCGGTCGTCCTGCTGCACGGATTTCCGGAGAACTCGTTGTCGTGGACGGCCGTGGCGGCACGCCTCGTCGACGCCGGTCTGCGCGTCATCGCGCCCGACCAGCGCGGCTACTCCCCCGGTGCCCGTCCGACCGAGGTCGGCGCCTACGCGACCTCGACCCTGGCCGGCGACGTGATCGGTCTGGCCGACGCCCTCGGGCTCGGCACGTTCCACCTGGTTGGTCACGACTGGGGCGCGGCGGTCGCCTGGGTCGTCGCGGCCGAGCACCCCGAGCGGTTGCGCTCCCTGACCGCGGTGTCGGTGCCACACCTCGCGGCGTACGGCGCGGCGCTGGTTGACGACCCCGACCAGCAGCAGCGGGCGGCCTACATCGGGCTGCTGCGTCAGGCGGGCAAGGCCGAGGACCTGTTGCTGGAGGACGGCGCCAGGCGGTTGCGGGCGATGTACGGCTCGACCGTCTCCCCCGCCCAGGTCGACAGCTATGTCGGTCCGCTCTCCGAGCCGGGCGCACTCACGGCGGCGCTCAGCTGGTATCGCGCGATGCAGTCCGACCTCGGCGACCTGCCCTCGGTGATCGTCCCGACAACCTTCGTGTGGAGCGACCAGGACCTGGCCATCGCGCGGATCGGCGCCGAGCAGTGCGGACAGTACGTTGACGCCGACTACCGGTTCGTCGAGCTCGCAGGGATCAGCCACTGGATCCCCGAAGAGGCGCCGGACTCGCTCGCCGAGGCGATCCTGGTGCGCGTCAGCAGCTGA
- a CDS encoding DEAD/DEAH box helicase family protein — MALADDFASTSAPFALRTLQVRSLEAVHAAMAAGRRRLWVSLPPGTGKTLLGLELVRRLGHPVVALTPNTAIQGQWVQTWSQFEPVTVPAGTDRDLSSPVTVLTYQSLATFERTDDEADDAEDPQLVDRLHENGRRLITSLRDAGPITIVLDECHHLLEVWGRLLAEVLADLPEATVIGLTATPPTVLDARQAALVDELFGDIVFSASIPAAVREGHLAPFAELAWLTLPTAEESAWLRDQSMRFVQLTTDLVDTRFGSIPILVWFDRRFLDLTTPWTTFERDDPDLARAALRLVHAELLALPDGARLREEHRQGPTADDWAALIDDWVRKCLSRSGVAGDEAVMEALRKALPGVGYQLTRTGVRRGRSPVDRVIARSESKMRACQQVLEAEHANLGERLRSLVLCDHEMASATTPTGLRPTPARSGSARQTLRHLVASGSTHTLRPILVTGRNVASTPNTAQHVIDLVRMTDPALADRLVLNPLDDAIGDDGLVTIDGPWSSREWVRVVTQFFESGGSQVLIGTRALLGEGWDAKGLNSLVDLTTATTTSAVVQTRGRALRLDPSWPGKVAITWSIACVAPDHPRGDGDWQRLVRKHQGFFGVDDLGEVIYGIAHIDARFSPFAAPAAESFDAIDADMLTRAEEREVVRERWAVGTPYDDALVHTLRVRPSRPSTRPSETVDGHIAMTPPAYVPGQHGPVSTRPHVSPRLSPWKSTRAAAADPGTMAYACAVADAMLAAGMSPFGADHVEATIDPGGEYRLRLDGVDEPTSQVFVESLDELLGPVRSPRYLVTRHLYGKPGWIDGWRTLLGRLRPDAHVWHAVPTVFGTHGRLVRHFDRAWSRWITDSSAVYAHSPEGVAALSVSAGTAPLELVTVMRSAWS; from the coding sequence GTGGCCCTCGCCGACGACTTCGCCAGCACCTCCGCCCCGTTCGCCCTGCGGACGCTGCAGGTGCGCTCACTCGAGGCGGTCCACGCCGCGATGGCTGCAGGACGTCGACGTCTCTGGGTCTCGCTGCCGCCAGGCACCGGCAAGACGCTGCTGGGACTCGAGCTCGTCCGCCGGCTGGGCCATCCCGTCGTCGCGCTGACGCCGAACACGGCGATCCAGGGGCAGTGGGTCCAGACCTGGTCGCAGTTCGAACCCGTCACGGTGCCTGCCGGGACCGACCGAGATCTCTCATCGCCGGTCACCGTGCTGACCTACCAGTCGCTCGCGACCTTTGAGCGCACGGACGACGAGGCTGATGATGCGGAGGACCCACAGCTGGTCGACCGGCTGCACGAGAACGGTCGCCGGCTCATCACCTCCCTGCGGGACGCCGGCCCGATCACGATCGTGCTCGACGAGTGCCACCACCTGCTCGAGGTGTGGGGACGGCTGCTGGCCGAGGTGCTCGCCGACCTTCCCGAGGCCACCGTCATCGGGCTCACCGCGACTCCGCCAACGGTGCTCGACGCCCGTCAGGCTGCTCTCGTCGATGAGTTGTTCGGCGACATCGTCTTCAGCGCCTCGATCCCGGCCGCGGTCCGCGAAGGCCACCTCGCCCCGTTCGCCGAGCTCGCCTGGCTCACGCTGCCGACGGCGGAGGAGTCGGCGTGGTTGCGGGACCAGTCGATGCGGTTCGTCCAGCTGACGACCGATCTGGTGGACACCCGATTCGGCTCGATCCCGATCCTGGTGTGGTTCGATCGACGCTTCCTCGACCTCACGACCCCGTGGACCACGTTCGAGCGCGATGACCCGGACCTGGCTCGAGCCGCACTGCGGCTCGTCCACGCCGAGCTGCTCGCCCTCCCCGACGGTGCACGACTGCGAGAGGAGCATCGGCAGGGCCCGACGGCCGACGACTGGGCAGCGCTGATCGACGACTGGGTCAGGAAGTGCCTCAGCCGCTCGGGTGTTGCCGGGGACGAGGCCGTCATGGAGGCTCTTCGCAAGGCGCTTCCGGGTGTCGGCTATCAGCTGACCCGCACCGGAGTGCGCCGTGGCCGCTCGCCGGTCGATCGGGTGATCGCGCGCAGCGAGAGCAAGATGCGGGCCTGCCAGCAGGTGCTCGAGGCCGAGCACGCCAACCTTGGCGAACGGCTCCGGTCACTTGTCCTGTGCGACCACGAGATGGCCAGCGCAACCACACCGACCGGCCTGCGACCGACGCCGGCACGCTCCGGGTCCGCCCGGCAGACCCTGCGCCACCTCGTGGCGTCGGGCTCGACCCACACCCTGCGTCCGATCCTCGTGACCGGTCGCAATGTCGCCTCCACCCCGAACACCGCCCAACACGTCATCGACCTCGTGCGCATGACCGACCCGGCTCTGGCCGACCGGCTCGTCCTCAACCCGCTCGACGACGCCATCGGTGACGACGGACTCGTCACGATCGATGGGCCGTGGTCGAGCCGAGAGTGGGTCCGCGTCGTCACGCAATTCTTCGAGTCCGGGGGCAGCCAGGTGCTGATCGGTACCCGCGCGCTGCTCGGCGAGGGCTGGGACGCCAAGGGACTCAACAGCCTCGTCGACCTGACCACTGCGACCACGACGAGCGCAGTCGTCCAGACACGTGGGCGCGCACTGCGCCTCGACCCGAGCTGGCCGGGCAAAGTCGCGATCACCTGGTCGATCGCCTGCGTCGCCCCTGACCACCCGCGCGGCGACGGCGACTGGCAGCGACTGGTCCGCAAGCACCAGGGATTCTTCGGCGTCGACGACCTGGGTGAGGTGATCTACGGCATCGCGCACATCGATGCTCGGTTCTCCCCCTTCGCGGCACCCGCCGCCGAGTCGTTCGACGCGATCGACGCCGACATGCTGACCCGGGCCGAGGAGCGCGAGGTCGTCCGTGAGCGGTGGGCGGTCGGCACGCCGTATGACGACGCCCTCGTCCACACCCTCCGTGTGCGGCCGAGTCGCCCGTCGACCCGTCCATCCGAGACCGTCGATGGTCACATCGCGATGACGCCCCCTGCGTACGTACCCGGCCAGCACGGCCCGGTGTCCACACGGCCGCACGTCTCCCCGCGACTCTCGCCATGGAAGTCGACCCGCGCCGCCGCCGCGGACCCGGGCACGATGGCGTACGCCTGCGCAGTGGCCGACGCGATGCTCGCCGCCGGCATGTCGCCGTTCGGAGCGGACCACGTCGAGGCGACCATCGATCCGGGCGGGGAGTACCGACTGCGGCTCGACGGGGTCGACGAGCCGACGTCGCAGGTCTTCGTCGAGTCGCTCGACGAGCTGCTGGGTCCGGTCCGTTCGCCGCGCTACCTCGTCACTCGCCACCTCTACGGCAAACCCGGGTGGATCGACGGGTGGCGAACCCTGCTCGGTCGGCTGCGTCCGGACGCGCACGTATGGCACGCCGTGCCGACCGTGTTCGGCACCCATGGCAGACTCGTGCGCCACTTCGACCGCGCCTGGTCACGCTGGATCACGGACTCGTCTGCGGTCTACGCCCACAGCCCCGAAGGCGTCGCGGCGCTGTCGGTCAGTGCCGGCACTGCGCCGCTCGAGCTCGTGACGGTCATGCGGTCCGCCTGGTCGTGA
- a CDS encoding nucleotide sugar dehydrogenase — MAIIGLGYVGLPLAQQAARSGLSVIGFDLNGPMVESLNGGTSHIDDLTDADIAEMLSLGFAATTDEAALAEADAVVICVPTPLSVDGAPDLGAVIAATFTVSHQLRKNHLIVLESTTYPGTTDEIVRPILEATGLVAGIDFHLAFSPERIDPGNPTYGVANTPKVVGGHTPASTKVATAFYSRFIDTVVPSKGTREAETTKLLENTYRHINIALVNEMAQFCHEMDIDLWEVIRNAATKPFGFQAFYPGPGVGGHCIPIDPNYLSYKVRATLGRPFQFVELAQTINRQMPSYVVERVTELLNNDGKAMRGSTILLLGVTYKPNIADQRESPATPLAHLLDDRGANLVFHDPYVETWTPGGVSVKRVADLVEALRTADVSVLLQNHSEYDLKAIAAEATCLFDTKGATDNPAVARL, encoded by the coding sequence ATGGCAATCATCGGCCTCGGCTACGTCGGCCTGCCGCTTGCCCAACAGGCTGCCAGGTCTGGCCTCAGCGTGATCGGCTTTGACCTGAATGGCCCGATGGTCGAGTCGCTCAACGGCGGCACGAGCCACATCGACGACCTGACCGATGCCGACATCGCCGAGATGCTGTCGCTCGGGTTCGCTGCGACGACCGACGAGGCTGCGCTGGCCGAGGCTGATGCAGTCGTGATCTGTGTGCCGACCCCGCTGTCGGTCGACGGCGCGCCGGACCTCGGCGCGGTGATCGCAGCGACGTTCACGGTTTCTCATCAGCTCCGCAAGAATCACCTGATCGTGCTCGAGTCGACGACCTATCCCGGCACGACCGACGAGATCGTGCGCCCGATCCTCGAGGCGACCGGGCTGGTTGCCGGCATCGACTTCCACCTGGCCTTCAGCCCCGAGCGCATCGACCCCGGCAACCCCACATACGGCGTCGCGAACACCCCCAAGGTCGTCGGCGGACACACGCCCGCCTCGACCAAGGTCGCCACCGCGTTCTACAGCCGGTTCATCGATACCGTGGTGCCGTCCAAGGGCACCCGAGAGGCCGAGACGACCAAGCTGCTGGAGAACACCTATCGCCACATCAACATCGCGCTGGTCAACGAGATGGCGCAGTTCTGTCACGAGATGGACATCGACCTGTGGGAGGTCATCCGCAACGCGGCAACCAAGCCCTTCGGCTTCCAGGCGTTCTATCCCGGGCCCGGTGTCGGCGGCCACTGCATCCCGATCGACCCGAACTACCTGTCATACAAGGTCCGCGCGACACTCGGTCGACCGTTCCAGTTCGTCGAGCTCGCCCAGACCATCAACCGGCAGATGCCGTCGTACGTCGTCGAGAGGGTCACCGAGCTGCTCAACAACGATGGCAAGGCCATGCGCGGATCCACGATCCTTCTGCTCGGCGTGACCTACAAGCCCAACATCGCAGATCAGCGCGAGTCACCTGCAACCCCCCTGGCCCACCTGCTCGACGACCGGGGCGCCAACCTGGTCTTCCACGACCCCTACGTCGAGACCTGGACTCCCGGTGGCGTGAGCGTCAAGCGGGTGGCCGACCTGGTGGAAGCACTGCGTACGGCCGATGTCTCGGTGCTGCTGCAGAACCACAGCGAATACGACCTGAAGGCGATCGCGGCGGAGGCCACATGCCTGTTCGACACCAAGGGCGCGACGGACAACCCAGCCGTAGCTCGCCTCTGA